Proteins encoded together in one Otariodibacter oris window:
- a CDS encoding adhesin yields MSESKQPSVIRFEQAVKSRDHERACSELLHILSQLDTNFGSIQNIEIDFPDQLEGLDQDKVVHLCTRMAVAMTSLFTDPELFISDVGTRRFLILQRWIALLFASSPYINADHILQTYNRNQTRDNPKEIFLENTKVALNKFCILYLPESSVSLNLDAMWELDSTLCASLCFALQSPRFIGTPNAFSKRAAILQWFPEKLLEIQNLSHLPSNISHDVYMHCSYDIAPNKHLIKKSLNQVIRGHITELGWSDRDVSHIGYKNGKPVMVVLLEHFHSAHSIYRTHSTSMIAAKQHFYLIGVGNEAVDQAGRDVFDEFNLISGDYILDKLNYVKEICEKFGAAILYMPSIGMDLTSIFISNTRLAPIQAIALGHPATTYSNFIEYVIVEDDYVGSEDCFSEKLLRLPKDALPYVPSALAPNSVEYKLRENPEVVNIGIASTTMKLNPYFLAALKAIRDRAKVKVHFHFALGQSFGITHPYVERFIKSYLGDSATAHSHSPYDQYLRILYQCDMMLNPFPFGNTNGIIDMVTLGLVGVCKTGPEVHEHIDEGLFKRLGLPEWLVATTVDEYVERAIRLAENHQERLSIRRHIIENNGLKTLFTGDPSPMGNVFLEKLKEWANANNVTLDILPSADNKKAKPTKSKVTRKRVKKEDSQSVDKKKGKESIKKDSEKVSKTADKKTVRRKSSPLKDAVKKLKKDK; encoded by the coding sequence ATGTCAGAAAGTAAGCAACCAAGTGTTATTCGTTTTGAGCAGGCAGTAAAGTCAAGAGATCATGAGAGAGCTTGTTCAGAGTTATTACATATTTTAAGTCAGTTAGATACTAATTTTGGTAGCATTCAAAATATTGAAATAGATTTTCCTGATCAGTTAGAAGGATTGGATCAAGATAAAGTTGTACATTTATGTACCCGTATGGCTGTTGCAATGACCTCATTATTTACCGATCCTGAACTATTTATCTCTGATGTAGGAACTAGACGATTTTTGATCTTACAACGTTGGATTGCTTTATTATTTGCAAGTTCTCCTTATATTAATGCAGATCATATTCTTCAGACATATAATAGAAATCAAACGAGAGATAATCCTAAAGAGATATTTCTGGAAAACACAAAAGTAGCTTTAAATAAGTTTTGTATTTTGTATTTGCCTGAGTCATCAGTATCTTTAAATTTAGATGCAATGTGGGAATTAGACTCCACGTTATGTGCATCTTTATGTTTTGCTCTTCAATCACCTCGCTTTATTGGAACTCCTAATGCATTCTCAAAAAGAGCTGCTATTTTACAGTGGTTCCCTGAAAAATTACTGGAAATTCAGAATTTGAGTCATTTGCCGAGTAATATTTCTCATGATGTGTATATGCATTGTAGTTATGACATAGCACCAAATAAGCACCTTATCAAAAAATCACTTAATCAAGTTATTCGTGGCCATATTACTGAATTGGGATGGAGTGATCGAGACGTTTCACATATAGGATATAAAAATGGTAAGCCAGTAATGGTTGTTTTATTGGAGCATTTCCATTCAGCACATTCTATTTACCGTACCCACTCAACCTCTATGATTGCAGCAAAACAACATTTCTATCTTATTGGTGTAGGTAATGAAGCTGTAGATCAGGCTGGAAGAGATGTATTTGATGAGTTCAATCTTATTTCTGGCGATTATATTCTAGATAAATTGAATTATGTTAAAGAAATTTGTGAAAAGTTTGGTGCGGCAATTTTATATATGCCAAGTATTGGCATGGATTTAACATCTATTTTCATTAGTAATACAAGATTAGCTCCTATTCAAGCTATTGCATTGGGACATCCCGCTACAACTTATTCTAATTTTATTGAGTATGTTATTGTCGAAGATGATTATGTGGGTTCAGAAGATTGCTTTAGTGAGAAATTACTTCGTTTACCTAAAGATGCCTTACCTTATGTACCATCAGCATTAGCACCTAATTCTGTAGAATATAAATTACGTGAAAATCCAGAAGTAGTAAATATTGGTATTGCTTCAACGACGATGAAATTAAATCCATATTTCTTAGCTGCATTGAAAGCTATTCGTGATAGAGCCAAGGTTAAAGTTCACTTCCATTTTGCTTTAGGTCAATCATTTGGCATTACTCATCCTTATGTTGAGCGTTTTATTAAGAGCTATTTAGGTGATTCAGCAACAGCACACTCACATTCTCCATACGATCAATATTTAAGAATATTATATCAATGCGATATGATGCTTAATCCATTCCCATTTGGAAATACTAACGGTATTATCGATATGGTTACTCTTGGATTAGTTGGTGTTTGTAAAACAGGTCCTGAAGTGCATGAACATATTGATGAAGGATTATTTAAACGTTTAGGTTTACCTGAATGGCTTGTTGCAACTACAGTAGATGAGTATGTTGAACGTGCTATTCGATTGGCGGAAAATCATCAAGAGCGCTTATCAATTCGTCGTCACATTATAGAAAATAATGGATTAAAAACATTATTCACTGGTGATCCTAGCCCAATGGGAAATGTATTCCTTGAAAAATTAAAAGAGTGGGCAAATGCTAATAATGTCACTCTTGATATATTACCTTCTGCTGACAACAAAAAAGCTAAGCCGACTAAATCAAAGGTAACAAGAAAGCGTGTTAAAAAAGAGGATTCACAGTCAGTAGATAAGAAAAAAGGCAAGGAATCGATCAAAAAAGATAGTGAGAAAGTTTCCAAAACTGCTGATAAAAAGACTGTTCGAAGAAAAAGCTCACCACTTAAGGATGCAGTAAAAAAGCTAAAGAAAGATAAATAG
- the rimO gene encoding 30S ribosomal protein S12 methylthiotransferase RimO, producing the protein MELTPNIGFISLGCPKNLVDSERILTELRTEGYNIIPSYEGADLVIVNTCGFIDSAVQESLESIGEALEANGKVIVTGCLGAKENQIREVHPKVLEITGPHSYEAVMSHVHKYAPKPEYNPYVSLVPKQGVKLTPKHYAYLKISEGCDHRCTFCIIPSMRGDLDSRSIVQVLDEAKRLVDAGVKEILVVSQDTSAYGLDKKKENKTKTVFWNGMPIKNDLFTLCEKLGSLGVWVRLHYVYPYPHVDNLIPLMAEGKILPYLDIPLQHASPKILKAMKRPGSIERTLERIKKWREICPDLTLRSTFIVGFPGETEEDFQLLLDFLKEAQLDRVGCFKFSPVDGAVATDMEDQVSEEVKEERYHRFMQLQQEISAARLQQKVGKQLDVIVDEITEEGIIGRSIADAPEIDGLVYIDNVSNSLISVGQIINVNIIHADDYDLWGTC; encoded by the coding sequence ATGGAGTTAACACCAAATATTGGTTTTATTAGTTTAGGTTGTCCAAAAAATTTGGTTGATTCTGAACGAATATTGACTGAACTTCGCACTGAAGGATATAACATTATTCCTAGTTATGAAGGTGCCGATCTAGTTATTGTCAATACTTGTGGGTTTATTGATAGTGCAGTTCAAGAATCATTAGAGTCTATTGGTGAGGCCTTAGAAGCTAATGGAAAAGTGATTGTTACAGGATGTCTTGGTGCGAAAGAAAACCAAATTCGTGAAGTGCATCCTAAGGTTTTAGAAATTACAGGTCCACATAGTTATGAAGCTGTGATGAGCCATGTACATAAATATGCACCTAAACCAGAATATAATCCTTATGTGAGTTTAGTGCCTAAGCAAGGCGTTAAATTAACACCAAAACATTATGCTTATTTAAAAATATCAGAAGGTTGTGATCATCGTTGTACATTTTGTATTATTCCATCAATGCGAGGTGATCTAGATAGTCGTTCTATTGTTCAAGTTTTAGATGAAGCTAAACGTCTCGTTGACGCTGGTGTTAAAGAAATTTTAGTTGTATCGCAAGATACCTCAGCTTATGGTTTAGATAAAAAGAAAGAAAATAAAACGAAGACTGTTTTTTGGAATGGAATGCCGATAAAAAATGATTTGTTTACTTTGTGTGAGAAATTAGGATCATTAGGCGTTTGGGTTCGTTTACATTATGTTTATCCATATCCCCATGTGGATAATTTGATTCCATTGATGGCAGAAGGAAAAATTTTACCTTACTTGGATATTCCATTACAGCACGCAAGCCCTAAGATTCTTAAAGCCATGAAACGCCCAGGTTCTATTGAAAGAACTTTAGAAAGAATTAAAAAATGGCGTGAAATTTGTCCTGATCTTACTCTTCGGTCTACTTTTATTGTTGGTTTTCCTGGAGAAACAGAGGAAGATTTCCAATTATTATTAGATTTTTTAAAGGAAGCTCAGTTAGATAGAGTAGGATGTTTTAAATTTAGTCCCGTTGATGGTGCGGTTGCAACAGATATGGAAGATCAGGTTTCTGAAGAAGTTAAAGAGGAGCGTTATCATCGATTTATGCAACTTCAGCAAGAAATTTCAGCAGCTCGTTTACAACAAAAAGTAGGTAAACAACTTGATGTGATTGTAGATGAAATTACGGAAGAAGGTATTATAGGGCGCTCTATCGCTGATGCGCCAGAAATAGATGGATTAGTTTACATTGATAATGTTTCAAATAGCTTAATTTCTGTGGGACAGATAATTAATGTAAATATTATTCACGCAGATGATTATGATCTGTGGGGAACGTGTTAA
- the mtnN gene encoding 5'-methylthioadenosine/S-adenosylhomocysteine nucleosidase, with amino-acid sequence MKIGIIGAMEQEVTILKSYILEPKEIEIAGCKIYEGKINNIDVALLQSGIGKTSSALGTTLLLTLTKPDMVINTGSAGGLSASLNVGDIVISSDVRHHDVDVTAFGYEKGQLPSNPAGFLPDAQLVDIAIKESEKFGLNAVNGLICSGDQFINGADAIHKIRADFPDVVAVEMEAASIAQVCHAFHVPFVVVRAISDVADKTSHLSFDEFLPLAAEKSSNVVLAMLNCLD; translated from the coding sequence ATGAAGATAGGTATTATTGGTGCTATGGAACAAGAAGTAACAATTTTAAAAAGTTATATTTTAGAGCCAAAAGAAATAGAGATAGCAGGTTGTAAAATTTATGAGGGGAAAATAAATAATATAGATGTTGCATTGTTACAGTCGGGAATTGGTAAAACTTCATCAGCTTTGGGTACAACTTTATTATTAACATTAACTAAACCAGATATGGTTATTAATACGGGATCTGCTGGTGGATTGTCAGCTTCATTGAATGTAGGTGATATCGTTATTTCTAGTGATGTTCGCCATCATGATGTTGATGTCACGGCTTTTGGGTATGAAAAAGGTCAATTACCGAGTAATCCCGCTGGCTTCTTACCTGATGCTCAATTGGTTGATATTGCCATTAAAGAAAGTGAAAAGTTTGGGTTAAATGCTGTTAATGGATTAATTTGTAGCGGTGATCAATTTATTAATGGGGCTGATGCTATTCATAAAATCAGAGCAGATTTCCCCGATGTTGTTGCAGTAGAAATGGAAGCTGCATCAATTGCACAAGTATGCCATGCTTTTCATGTTCCTTTTGTGGTTGTAAGAGCAATTTCTGATGTAGCAGATAAAACATCACATTTATCTTTTGATGAGTTTCTCCCTTTAGCAGCTGAAAAATCATCAAATGTTGTACTAGCTATGCTGAATTGTTTAGACTAA
- a CDS encoding thiol:disulfide interchange protein DsbA/DsbL, with translation MKKYVYILTVLGILIGVPNSNAVEKENNADILINTPTFKDGQGYYSYNEPLDLMLPKDGRVLIQYFYQYGCELCLNADDYLKAYVGRNSDKVILKRSPSFLGGSEFTAKMDATFSAYGHKELSDKYLFDSADKKMRENLIEDNEAIKNWLIKNNVDIPKFYDLFSSSLIAQDVSKAKALYQSYYSPPRLPMAILNGKYILMSNTLYNDDYTYAVLDFLVDKLQEEKEK, from the coding sequence ATGAAAAAATATGTTTATATTCTTACAGTACTTGGGATTTTGATTGGGGTACCAAATAGTAATGCAGTAGAAAAAGAAAATAATGCAGATATATTAATTAATACTCCAACTTTTAAAGATGGACAAGGGTATTATTCTTATAATGAACCTTTAGATCTTATGTTACCAAAGGATGGGAGAGTATTAATACAGTATTTTTATCAATATGGATGTGAGTTGTGTCTAAATGCAGATGATTACTTAAAGGCATATGTTGGTAGAAATTCAGATAAAGTAATATTAAAACGTTCTCCATCTTTCCTAGGTGGTTCAGAGTTTACTGCTAAAATGGATGCAACTTTTTCTGCTTATGGTCATAAAGAACTTAGTGACAAATATTTATTTGATAGTGCAGATAAAAAAATGAGAGAAAATTTAATTGAAGATAATGAGGCAATAAAAAACTGGTTGATTAAAAATAATGTTGATATTCCTAAATTTTATGATTTATTTTCTTCATCATTAATAGCGCAAGATGTGTCCAAAGCTAAAGCACTTTATCAAAGCTATTATTCTCCTCCGAGATTACCAATGGCTATTCTTAATGGGAAATATATTTTAATGAGTAATACATTATATAATGATGATTATACATATGCAGTGTTAGATTTTTTGGTCGATAAATTACAAGAAGAAAAGGAAAAATAA
- a CDS encoding SlyX family protein, with the protein MQPNLDNILAYITELETKIAFQDQTIEDLNQALIDQQFTLDKLQNQFRHLAEKLKSMQPSNIASQAEETLPPHY; encoded by the coding sequence ATGCAACCAAATCTTGATAATATTTTAGCTTATATAACTGAATTGGAAACAAAAATAGCATTCCAAGATCAAACAATTGAAGATCTTAATCAAGCTTTGATTGATCAGCAATTTACTTTGGATAAGTTACAAAATCAATTTCGACATTTGGCTGAGAAATTGAAAAGTATGCAACCGAGCAATATTGCAAGTCAAGCAGAAGAAACTCTACCGCCACATTATTAG
- the fkpA gene encoding FKBP-type peptidyl-prolyl cis-trans isomerase: MLKTKLSILAFATSSMFLSQITLAEDADTKFIDESSYAVGVLMGKNIEGVIESQKDIFSYDQDQILAGVQDTIKKTGKLTDEDLQKQLQALDNYLQEKEATIKAEKDKVTIEEGNKFRADYEKQDGVKKTTSGLLYKIEKAGEGDSPKAEDTVKVHYKGTLTDGTVFDSSYDRGEPIEFQLNQLIPAWIEAIPMLKKGGKMEIVVPPELGYGDREAGQIPANSTLKFEIELLDFKPTDK; the protein is encoded by the coding sequence ATGTTAAAAACTAAACTATCTATACTTGCTTTTGCAACAAGCTCAATGTTTCTTTCACAAATTACTCTTGCCGAAGATGCTGATACAAAATTTATCGATGAATCATCATATGCTGTTGGTGTTCTGATGGGGAAAAATATTGAAGGTGTCATCGAATCACAAAAAGATATTTTTTCTTACGATCAAGATCAAATTTTAGCTGGAGTACAAGATACCATTAAAAAAACAGGTAAATTAACAGATGAGGATCTGCAAAAACAACTTCAAGCACTTGATAATTATCTACAAGAAAAAGAAGCTACAATCAAAGCTGAGAAAGATAAAGTAACTATAGAAGAAGGCAATAAATTTAGAGCTGACTATGAAAAGCAAGATGGTGTGAAGAAAACAACATCTGGACTACTTTATAAAATAGAAAAAGCAGGTGAAGGAGATTCTCCAAAAGCTGAAGATACAGTTAAAGTTCATTATAAAGGTACATTAACTGATGGTACTGTATTTGATAGTTCATATGATCGCGGTGAGCCAATCGAATTCCAACTAAATCAACTTATTCCAGCTTGGATTGAAGCCATTCCAATGTTGAAAAAAGGTGGGAAAATGGAAATTGTTGTTCCACCAGAATTAGGTTATGGCGATCGTGAAGCGGGACAAATTCCAGCGAATTCAACCCTTAAATTTGAAATTGAATTATTAGATTTTAAACCAACTGATAAATAA
- a CDS encoding helix-turn-helix transcriptional regulator, with the protein MASSFTPFSDEDHAILASYFPVVDGIAALIGEYCEIVLHSLEFLEHSAIYIVNGHNTDRKIGSPITDRALWSLHHMRTDSVSKPYFTRSKGGVLMKSITIAIRNGKQHVIGLICININLDVPVSQFLSTFIAPQESDDQVNFASSVEDLVMQTIENTIEEIQNDKHVANNNKNRQIVINLFEKGIFDIKDSINQVAERLNISRHTVYLYIRQIKQDIE; encoded by the coding sequence ATGGCATCTAGTTTTACTCCTTTCTCTGATGAAGATCATGCAATACTTGCCTCTTATTTTCCTGTCGTAGATGGCATTGCCGCACTTATTGGTGAATATTGTGAGATTGTCTTACATTCATTAGAATTTCTTGAACATTCTGCAATTTATATCGTTAATGGACATAATACGGATAGAAAAATAGGCTCTCCCATCACAGATAGAGCGTTGTGGTCGCTTCACCATATGCGGACGGATAGTGTATCGAAACCATACTTTACTCGTTCAAAAGGTGGCGTTTTAATGAAATCCATCACCATAGCAATTCGCAATGGAAAACAACACGTGATAGGACTCATTTGTATCAATATTAATTTAGACGTTCCTGTATCACAATTTTTATCAACATTTATTGCCCCACAAGAATCAGACGATCAAGTTAACTTTGCAAGCTCTGTTGAAGACTTAGTTATGCAAACAATAGAAAATACGATTGAAGAAATCCAAAATGATAAACACGTGGCGAATAATAATAAAAATAGGCAAATTGTGATAAATCTATTTGAAAAAGGAATTTTTGATATCAAAGACTCTATTAATCAAGTTGCTGAACGCCTAAATATCTCTCGACATACTGTTTATCTCTATATCCGCCAAATAAAACAGGATATTGAATGA
- the tusD gene encoding sulfurtransferase complex subunit TusD: protein MKYVIAIKHSVYGNQGAYLAYQIAEELLVEGHTITQIFFFQDGVSNANRLVYPANDEVNLVENWKNLAETHRLSLNLCISAAQRRGIVETNTANHFTLAGLGEFSQAVLQADRLLTF from the coding sequence ATGAAATATGTTATAGCAATAAAACATAGTGTTTATGGCAATCAAGGTGCTTATCTAGCATATCAAATTGCCGAAGAATTGCTTGTTGAAGGACATACAATTACCCAAATTTTCTTTTTTCAAGATGGTGTTAGCAACGCAAATAGACTCGTTTATCCAGCCAATGATGAAGTTAATTTAGTTGAAAATTGGAAAAATTTAGCAGAAACTCACCGCTTATCACTTAACCTCTGCATATCAGCAGCTCAGCGTAGAGGTATTGTAGAAACCAACACTGCAAATCACTTTACATTAGCAGGATTAGGTGAATTTAGCCAAGCTGTGCTACAAGCAGATAGATTACTTACATTCTAA
- the tusC gene encoding sulfurtransferase complex subunit TusC, which yields MKDHYKIAVLFTQPPFGSAVSREGLDAILAASAYCEEDEIAICFLQDGIFNLIANQDPKAILQKDHISTFKLLELYDLNECFICESDIEKRGLVEAEWILSNLNFVTKSTIFEILKKSDKILTF from the coding sequence ATGAAAGATCACTATAAAATTGCTGTACTATTTACTCAACCACCTTTTGGAAGTGCTGTAAGTAGAGAAGGATTAGATGCTATTCTCGCTGCAAGTGCTTATTGTGAAGAAGATGAAATTGCTATCTGTTTTTTACAGGATGGGATTTTTAATCTAATCGCAAACCAAGATCCAAAAGCTATACTTCAAAAAGATCACATATCAACATTTAAGCTACTTGAATTATATGATTTAAACGAATGCTTTATATGTGAATCAGATATAGAAAAACGAGGTCTAGTTGAAGCAGAATGGATTTTATCCAATCTTAATTTTGTTACAAAATCAACTATCTTTGAGATTCTCAAGAAATCAGACAAAATTCTTACTTTCTAG
- the tusB gene encoding sulfurtransferase complex subunit TusB: protein MLYTFSKAYYDLEELQQTLDLLTEKDAVVLWQDGVLLAIKHTEVFRSIDNIFLLENDITARGLTTISPEIPLISLKEFVRLTEHYYPQIAF from the coding sequence ATGCTCTATACATTTTCCAAAGCATATTATGATTTAGAAGAATTACAACAAACTCTCGATCTCCTCACAGAAAAAGACGCAGTTGTTTTATGGCAAGATGGTGTATTACTTGCCATAAAACACACGGAAGTGTTTAGATCTATTGATAATATTTTCCTACTTGAAAATGACATTACTGCAAGGGGATTAACAACTATATCTCCAGAGATACCCCTCATATCTCTGAAAGAATTTGTTAGACTTACTGAACATTATTATCCACAAATAGCTTTCTAA